In one Candidatus Paceibacterota bacterium genomic region, the following are encoded:
- a CDS encoding F0F1 ATP synthase subunit delta, which yields MTVLETILSNTYTTVDLNRRLARAREFVEYFVYRQTDDKESIIKNSALIDELELFLERKGEKERDVTAICEWGESAWTTLATKDPSEQFKNLSRLIENLPIIDLYLPHKLPDEALDAIGEQFREKFGRYVILDVRISSKMIGGCAFSFQGHYYDYSFQKRAESHHAEITEMVKNIGRDQAVAE from the coding sequence ATGACGGTTCTTGAGACGATTCTATCAAATACCTATACGACCGTTGATCTCAACCGCCGTCTGGCGAGAGCGCGAGAATTTGTTGAGTATTTTGTATATAGACAGACAGATGATAAAGAAAGTATCATCAAAAATTCGGCGCTGATCGATGAGCTAGAACTTTTTTTAGAGAGAAAAGGAGAAAAAGAGCGTGACGTTACCGCGATATGCGAATGGGGAGAAAGTGCTTGGACCACACTAGCAACCAAAGATCCGAGTGAGCAGTTCAAAAACCTCTCTCGTTTAATTGAGAATTTGCCTATTATCGATCTGTATCTTCCTCATAAACTTCCAGATGAAGCCCTGGATGCGATAGGAGAGCAGTTCCGAGAAAAATTTGGAAGATACGTGATCCTTGACGTTCGTATTTCTTCTAAAATGATCGGTGGATGTGCCTTTAGTTTCCAGGGTCATTATTACGATTATTCTTTTCAGAAGCGAGCCGAATCACATCATGCAGAGATCACTGAGATGGTGAAAAATATAGGGAGAGATCAGGCTGTTGCCGAATAA
- a CDS encoding F0F1 ATP synthase subunit gamma has product MADIQDNQAELESVRTIHAMSGVMRDIAATRTAELRNKYHQNVAFYTEVRDLYAVIRGIVQQQGSEKKPPKASWGIVATSSQHFYGGLNRDVVEYFIKHIDQYDDCLIIGKTGKQYIEQAGYADRCDFQSFKDDIPDTEGIQVLIQQMSKYDKVDIYYPAYKTPFFQEPKSFDINARPNEEGGGKTGLNEEYITEPELSKLYDFFRTHVKLMLFRRVLLETDLARSSARLMKMHSAEEASEDMIGDLTKQITKNKRNAENVELLETVVALKQWQKLQENK; this is encoded by the coding sequence ATGGCAGACATCCAAGACAACCAAGCAGAATTAGAAAGTGTTCGGACGATTCACGCCATGTCCGGTGTGATGCGTGATATTGCCGCTACACGCACAGCTGAACTGCGCAATAAATATCACCAAAACGTCGCCTTCTACACAGAAGTGCGAGATCTCTATGCAGTGATTCGTGGCATTGTTCAGCAGCAAGGGTCTGAAAAGAAGCCACCGAAGGCGTCATGGGGAATCGTAGCAACATCAAGTCAGCACTTTTACGGTGGGCTGAACCGTGACGTAGTAGAATACTTCATTAAACATATTGACCAGTACGACGACTGTCTTATTATTGGAAAAACCGGCAAACAGTATATTGAGCAGGCGGGATATGCTGATCGGTGTGATTTTCAGTCGTTTAAAGATGATATACCGGACACTGAAGGTATACAGGTGTTGATACAACAAATGAGTAAGTATGATAAAGTTGATATATACTATCCTGCATACAAGACGCCGTTTTTTCAAGAACCTAAATCATTCGATATTAATGCTCGACCGAATGAAGAAGGGGGCGGGAAGACCGGGTTGAATGAGGAATATATAACTGAGCCTGAATTAAGTAAGCTGTACGATTTTTTTAGGACGCACGTTAAGTTGATGTTATTTAGAAGGGTGTTGCTTGAAACCGACCTTGCTCGATCGTCTGCGCGACTTATGAAGATGCATTCCGCTGAGGAGGCATCTGAGGATATGATCGGAGATCTAACAAAGCAAATTACGAAGAACAAACGAAATGCGGAGAACGTTGAGTTGCTTGAAACAGTAGTCGCACTAAAACAATGGCAGAAACTTCAAGAAAACAAGTAG